The Procambarus clarkii isolate CNS0578487 chromosome 76, FALCON_Pclarkii_2.0, whole genome shotgun sequence genome includes a window with the following:
- the LOC138357127 gene encoding zinc finger protein 850-like encodes MANNTHTRIHKGEKPYHCSVCQKNFTRKSNLITHMRIHTGEKPYHCSECQKDFSQKSSLITHMRIHTGEKPYHCSECQKDFPQKSSLITHMRIHTGENAYHCSECQKDFPQKSYLRRHMRIHTGEKPYHCSECQKDFSLKSNLITHMRIHTGEKPYHCSECQKDFSQKSSLITHMRIHTGEKPYHCSECQKDFPQKSSLITHMRIHTGENAYHCSECQKDFPQKSYLRRHMRIHTGEKPYHCSECQKDFSLKSNLITHMRIHTGEKPYHCSECQKDFSHKSSLITHMRIHTGEKPYHCSECQKDFPQKSSLITHMRIHTGENAYHCSECQKDFPQKSYLRRHMRIHTGEKPYHCSECQKDFSLKSNLITHMRIHTGEKPYHCSECQKDFSQKSSQITHMRIHTGEKPYHCSECQKDFPQKSSLITHMRIHTGESAYHCSECQKDFPQKSYLRRHMRIHTGEKPYHCSECQKDFSLKSNLITHMRIHTGEKPYHCSECQKDFSHKSSLITHMRIHTGEKPYHCSECQKDFPQKSSLITHMRIHTGENAYHCSECQKDFPQKSYLRRHMRIHTGEKPYHCSECQKDFSLKSNLITHMRIHTGEKPYHCSECQKDFSQKSSQITHMRIHTGEKPYHCSECQKDFPQKSSLITHMRIHTGENAYHCSECQKDFPQKSYLRRHMRIHTGEKPYHCSECQKDFSQKSSLITHMRIHTGENAYHCSECQKDFPQKSYLRRYMRIHTGEKPYHCSECQKDFSLKSNLITHMRIHTGEKPYHCSECQKDFSLKSNLITHMRIHTGENAYHCSVCQKDFSQKSYKRKHMRIHTGEKPYHCSECQKDFKQKSNLIKHIRIHTA; translated from the coding sequence atggctaataacacacacacaaggattcataaaggagagaaaccatatcactgttcagtgtgtcaaaaaaacttTACACGgaaatcaaatctaataacacacatgaggattcatacaggagagaagccatatcactgttcagaatgtcaaaaagacttttcacaaaaatcatctctaataacacacatgaggattcatacaggagagaaaccatatcactgttcagagtgtcaaaaagactttccacaaaaatcatctctaataacacacatgagaattcatacaggagagaatgcatatcactgttcagaatgtcaaaaagactttccaCAAAAATCATATCTAAGaagacacatgaggattcatacaggagagaaaccatatcactgttcagagtgtcaaaaagacttttcacttaaatcaaatctaataacacacatgaggattcatacaggagagaaaccatatcactgttcagaatgtcaaaaagacttttcacaaaaatcatctctaataacacacatgagaattcatacaggagagaaaccatatcactgttcagagtgtcaaaaagactttccacaaaaatcatctctaataacacacatgagaattcatacaggagagaatgcatatcactgttcagaatgtcaaaaagactttccaCAAAAATCATATCTAAGaagacacatgaggattcatacaggagagaaaccatatcactgttcagagtgtcaaaaagacttttcacttaaatcaaatctaataacacacatgaggattcatacaggagagaaaccatatcactgttcagaatgtcaaaaagacttttcacataaatcatctctaataacacacatgagaattcatacaggagagaaaccatatcactgttcagagtgtcaaaaagactttccacaaaaatcatctctaataacacacatgagaattcatacaggagagaatgcatatcactgttcagaatgtcaaaaagactttccaCAAAAATCATATCTAAGaagacacatgaggattcatacaggagagaaaccatatcactgttcagagtgtcaaaaagacttttcacttaaatcaaatctaataacacacatgaggattcatacaggagagaaaccatatcactgttcagaatgtcaaaaagacttttcacaaaaatcatctcaaataacacacatgagaattcatacaggagagaaaccatatcactgttcagagtgtcaaaaagactttccacaaaaatcatctctaataacacacatgagaattcatacaggagagagtgcatatcactgttcagaatgtcaaaaagactttccaCAAAAATCATATCTAAGaagacacatgaggattcatacaggagagaaaccatatcactgttcagagtgtcaaaaagacttttcacttaaatcaaatctaataacacacatgaggattcatacaggagagaaaccatatcactgttcagaatgtcaaaaagacttttcacataaatcatctctaataacacacatgagaattcatacaggagagaaaccatatcactgttcagagtgtcaaaaagactttccacaaaaatcatctctaataacacacatgagaattcatacaggagagaatgcatatcactgttcagaatgtcaaaaagactttccaCAAAAATCATATCTAAGaagacacatgaggattcatacaggagagaaaccatatcactgttcagagtgtcaaaaagacttttcacttaaatcaaatctaataacacacatgaggattcatacaggagagaaaccatatcactgttcagaatgtcaaaaagacttttcacaaaaatcatctcaaataacacacatgagaattcatacaggagagaaaccatatcactgttcagagtgtcaaaaagactttccacaaaaatcatctctaataacacacatgagaattcatacaggagagaatgcatatcactgttcagaatgtcaaaaagactttccaCAAAAATCATATCTAAGaagacacatgaggattcatacaggagagaaaccatatcactgttcagaatgtcaaaaagacttttcacaaaaatcatctctaataacacacatgagaattcatacaggagagaatgcatatcactgttcagaatgtcaaaaagactttccaCAAAAATCATATCTAAGAAgatacatgaggattcatacaggagagaaaccatatcactgttcagagtgtcaaaaagacttttcacttaaatcaaatctaataacacacatgaggattcatacaggagagaaaccatatcactgttcagaatgtcaaaaagacttttcacttaaatcaaatctaataacacacatgaggattcatacaggagagaatgcatatcactgttcagtgtgtcaaaaagacttttcacaaaaatcatataaaagaaaacacatgaggattcatacaggagagaaaccatatcactgttcagagtgtcaaaaagactttaaaCAAAAATCAAATCTAATAAAGCACATTAGGATTCATACAGCATAA